The following coding sequences lie in one Arachis hypogaea cultivar Tifrunner chromosome 4, arahy.Tifrunner.gnm2.J5K5, whole genome shotgun sequence genomic window:
- the LOC112797473 gene encoding uncharacterized protein isoform X3, whose protein sequence is MQSEMGELYALDFDGILCDSCGESSLSALKAAKVRWPSLFHGVDSATQDWIVDQMHSVTEGLTVEGILENWSKLKPVIMEEWSENRETLIDLFGKVRDEWLEQDFATWIGANRFYPGVSDALKFSSSRVYIVTTKQSRFADALLRELAGVTIPPERIYGLGTGPKVKVLKQLQKRPEHQGLTLHFVEDRLATLKNVIKEPELDQWNLYLGNWGYNTQKEREEAAAIPRIQVLELSDFSKKLK, encoded by the exons ATGCAGAGTGAAATGGGGGAGCTTTATGCTTTGGACTTCGATGGAATCCTCTGTGATAGCTGCGGTGAGAGCTCTCTCTCTGCTCTCAAG GCTGCGAAAGTGAGATGGCCTTCTTTGTTTCATGGCGTGGATTCCGCCACTCAGGATTGGATTGTTGACCAGATGCATTCA GTTACAGAGGGGCTCACGGTTGAGGGTATATTGGAAAATTGGTCCAAGTTGAAGCCTGTTATCATGGAAGAGTGGAGTGAGAATAGAGAAACTTTGATAGATCTTTTTGGAAAGGTTAGAGATGAATGGTTGGAGCAGGATTTCGCTACTTGGATCGGTGCAAATAG ATTCTATCCTGGTGTTTCTGATGCATTAAAATTTTCAAGCTCGAGAGTGTACATCGTCACCACGAAACAG AGCCGTTTTGCCGATGCTTTACTCCGAGAGCTTGCTGGGGTGACAATTCCACCTGAAAGAATATATGGTCTAGGAACTGG GCCTAAGGTGAAAGTGCTGAAGCAGCTTCAAAAGAGACCAGAGCACCAAGGACTCACACTTCA CTTTGTTGAGGATCGGCTTGCTACCTTAAAAAATGTCATCAAAGAACCTGAGTTAGATCAATGGAATCTGTATTTAG GGAACTGGGGTTACAACactcagaaagagagagaagaagctgCGGCTATCCCCAGAATTCAAGTTCTTGAGCTGTCGGACTTCAGTAAGAAGTTGAAATGA
- the LOC112797473 gene encoding uncharacterized protein isoform X4 — protein MQSEMGELYALDFDGILCDSCGESSLSALKAAKVRWPSLFHGVDSATQDWIVDQMHSVTEGLTVEGILENWSKLKPVIMEEWSENRETLIDLFGKVRDEWLEQDFATWIGANRFYPGVSDALKFSSSRVYIVTTKQEIHFPCTIFGFTGRPKVKVLKQLQKRPEHQGLTLHFVEDRLATLKNVIKEPELDQWNLYLGNWGYNTQKEREEAAAIPRIQVLELSDFSKKLK, from the exons ATGCAGAGTGAAATGGGGGAGCTTTATGCTTTGGACTTCGATGGAATCCTCTGTGATAGCTGCGGTGAGAGCTCTCTCTCTGCTCTCAAG GCTGCGAAAGTGAGATGGCCTTCTTTGTTTCATGGCGTGGATTCCGCCACTCAGGATTGGATTGTTGACCAGATGCATTCA GTTACAGAGGGGCTCACGGTTGAGGGTATATTGGAAAATTGGTCCAAGTTGAAGCCTGTTATCATGGAAGAGTGGAGTGAGAATAGAGAAACTTTGATAGATCTTTTTGGAAAGGTTAGAGATGAATGGTTGGAGCAGGATTTCGCTACTTGGATCGGTGCAAATAG ATTCTATCCTGGTGTTTCTGATGCATTAAAATTTTCAAGCTCGAGAGTGTACATCGTCACCACGAAACAG GAAATTCACTTTCCTTGCACCATCTTTGGTTTTACCGGTAGGCCTAAGGTGAAAGTGCTGAAGCAGCTTCAAAAGAGACCAGAGCACCAAGGACTCACACTTCA CTTTGTTGAGGATCGGCTTGCTACCTTAAAAAATGTCATCAAAGAACCTGAGTTAGATCAATGGAATCTGTATTTAG GGAACTGGGGTTACAACactcagaaagagagagaagaagctgCGGCTATCCCCAGAATTCAAGTTCTTGAGCTGTCGGACTTCAGTAAGAAGTTGAAATGA
- the LOC112797473 gene encoding uncharacterized protein isoform X1, which produces MQSEMGELYALDFDGILCDSCGESSLSALKAAKVRWPSLFHGVDSATQDWIVDQMHSVRPVVETGYENVLLVRLLLETRIPSIRKSSVTEGLTVEGILENWSKLKPVIMEEWSENRETLIDLFGKVRDEWLEQDFATWIGANRFYPGVSDALKFSSSRVYIVTTKQSRFADALLRELAGVTIPPERIYGLGTGPKVKVLKQLQKRPEHQGLTLHFVEDRLATLKNVIKEPELDQWNLYLGNWGYNTQKEREEAAAIPRIQVLELSDFSKKLK; this is translated from the exons ATGCAGAGTGAAATGGGGGAGCTTTATGCTTTGGACTTCGATGGAATCCTCTGTGATAGCTGCGGTGAGAGCTCTCTCTCTGCTCTCAAG GCTGCGAAAGTGAGATGGCCTTCTTTGTTTCATGGCGTGGATTCCGCCACTCAGGATTGGATTGTTGACCAGATGCATTCA GTCCGACCAGTCGTAGAAACTGGATATGAAAATGTTTTACTTGTGAGATTGTTGTTAGAGACCAGAATACCTTCCATCAGGAAGTCTTCA GTTACAGAGGGGCTCACGGTTGAGGGTATATTGGAAAATTGGTCCAAGTTGAAGCCTGTTATCATGGAAGAGTGGAGTGAGAATAGAGAAACTTTGATAGATCTTTTTGGAAAGGTTAGAGATGAATGGTTGGAGCAGGATTTCGCTACTTGGATCGGTGCAAATAG ATTCTATCCTGGTGTTTCTGATGCATTAAAATTTTCAAGCTCGAGAGTGTACATCGTCACCACGAAACAG AGCCGTTTTGCCGATGCTTTACTCCGAGAGCTTGCTGGGGTGACAATTCCACCTGAAAGAATATATGGTCTAGGAACTGG GCCTAAGGTGAAAGTGCTGAAGCAGCTTCAAAAGAGACCAGAGCACCAAGGACTCACACTTCA CTTTGTTGAGGATCGGCTTGCTACCTTAAAAAATGTCATCAAAGAACCTGAGTTAGATCAATGGAATCTGTATTTAG GGAACTGGGGTTACAACactcagaaagagagagaagaagctgCGGCTATCCCCAGAATTCAAGTTCTTGAGCTGTCGGACTTCAGTAAGAAGTTGAAATGA
- the LOC112797473 gene encoding uncharacterized protein isoform X2: MQSEMGELYALDFDGILCDSCGESSLSALKAAKVRWPSLFHGVDSATQDWIVDQMHSVRPVVETGYENVLLVRLLLETRIPSIRKSSVTEGLTVEGILENWSKLKPVIMEEWSENRETLIDLFGKVRDEWLEQDFATWIGANRFYPGVSDALKFSSSRVYIVTTKQEIHFPCTIFGFTGRPKVKVLKQLQKRPEHQGLTLHFVEDRLATLKNVIKEPELDQWNLYLGNWGYNTQKEREEAAAIPRIQVLELSDFSKKLK; this comes from the exons ATGCAGAGTGAAATGGGGGAGCTTTATGCTTTGGACTTCGATGGAATCCTCTGTGATAGCTGCGGTGAGAGCTCTCTCTCTGCTCTCAAG GCTGCGAAAGTGAGATGGCCTTCTTTGTTTCATGGCGTGGATTCCGCCACTCAGGATTGGATTGTTGACCAGATGCATTCA GTCCGACCAGTCGTAGAAACTGGATATGAAAATGTTTTACTTGTGAGATTGTTGTTAGAGACCAGAATACCTTCCATCAGGAAGTCTTCA GTTACAGAGGGGCTCACGGTTGAGGGTATATTGGAAAATTGGTCCAAGTTGAAGCCTGTTATCATGGAAGAGTGGAGTGAGAATAGAGAAACTTTGATAGATCTTTTTGGAAAGGTTAGAGATGAATGGTTGGAGCAGGATTTCGCTACTTGGATCGGTGCAAATAG ATTCTATCCTGGTGTTTCTGATGCATTAAAATTTTCAAGCTCGAGAGTGTACATCGTCACCACGAAACAG GAAATTCACTTTCCTTGCACCATCTTTGGTTTTACCGGTAGGCCTAAGGTGAAAGTGCTGAAGCAGCTTCAAAAGAGACCAGAGCACCAAGGACTCACACTTCA CTTTGTTGAGGATCGGCTTGCTACCTTAAAAAATGTCATCAAAGAACCTGAGTTAGATCAATGGAATCTGTATTTAG GGAACTGGGGTTACAACactcagaaagagagagaagaagctgCGGCTATCCCCAGAATTCAAGTTCTTGAGCTGTCGGACTTCAGTAAGAAGTTGAAATGA
- the LOC112797475 gene encoding uncharacterized protein isoform X2 has translation MGHLYALDFDGVLCDTCGETAISAVKAAKLRWPALFDGVDPTVEDWIVQQMITVRPVVETGYETLLLVRLLLETRVPSIRKSSVAEGLTVEGILETWIKLKPIVMEEWDENRDELIDLFGKVRDDWLQNDFSGWMEANRFYPGTADALRFASSKVYIVTTKQGRFADALLKELAGITLPPERIYGLGTGPKVEVLKKLQKMPEHQGLTLH, from the exons ATGGGTCATCTTTATGCATTAGACTTTGATGGAGTTCTGTGTGATACTTGTGGAGAGACTGCTATCTCTGCCGTCAAG GCAGCCAAGTTGAGATGGCCAGCATTGTTTGATGGTGTGGATCCAACCGTTGAAGATTGGATTGTTCAACAGATGATTACA GTGAGGCCAGTGGTGGAAACTGGATATGAGACTCTCTTACTTGTGAGATTATTGCTTGAGACCAGAGTTCCATCAATTCGAAAATCTTCG GTTGCAGAAGGGCTCACAGTTGAGGGTATATTGGAGACATGGATCAAATTGAAGCCTATTGTGATGGAAGAATGGGATGAGAATAGAGATGAACTGATAGATCTTTTTGGAAAGGTCAGAGATGATTGGTTGCAGAATGATTTCTCTGGTTGGATGGAAGCAAACAG ATTCTATCCTGGTACTGCTGATGCACTAAGATTTGCAAGCTCAAAAGTTTACATTGTCACCACAAAACAG GGCCGTTTTGCTGATGCTTTACTGAAAGAGCTTGCTGGAATCACTTTACCACCAGAAAGAATATATGGTTTAGGAACTGG TCCTAAGGTAGAAGTGCTAAAGAAGCTTCAAAAGATGCCAGAGCACCAAGGACTGACCCTACA TTAA
- the LOC112797475 gene encoding uncharacterized protein isoform X1, whose amino-acid sequence MGHLYALDFDGVLCDTCGETAISAVKAAKLRWPALFDGVDPTVEDWIVQQMITVRPVVETGYETLLLVRLLLETRVPSIRKSSVAEGLTVEGILETWIKLKPIVMEEWDENRDELIDLFGKVRDDWLQNDFSGWMEANRFYPGTADALRFASSKVYIVTTKQGRFADALLKELAGITLPPERIYGLGTGPKVEVLKKLQKMPEHQGLTLHFVEDRLATLKNVIKEPELDNWNLYLVNWGFNTQKERDEAAASPRITLLELSDFSKKLK is encoded by the exons ATGGGTCATCTTTATGCATTAGACTTTGATGGAGTTCTGTGTGATACTTGTGGAGAGACTGCTATCTCTGCCGTCAAG GCAGCCAAGTTGAGATGGCCAGCATTGTTTGATGGTGTGGATCCAACCGTTGAAGATTGGATTGTTCAACAGATGATTACA GTGAGGCCAGTGGTGGAAACTGGATATGAGACTCTCTTACTTGTGAGATTATTGCTTGAGACCAGAGTTCCATCAATTCGAAAATCTTCG GTTGCAGAAGGGCTCACAGTTGAGGGTATATTGGAGACATGGATCAAATTGAAGCCTATTGTGATGGAAGAATGGGATGAGAATAGAGATGAACTGATAGATCTTTTTGGAAAGGTCAGAGATGATTGGTTGCAGAATGATTTCTCTGGTTGGATGGAAGCAAACAG ATTCTATCCTGGTACTGCTGATGCACTAAGATTTGCAAGCTCAAAAGTTTACATTGTCACCACAAAACAG GGCCGTTTTGCTGATGCTTTACTGAAAGAGCTTGCTGGAATCACTTTACCACCAGAAAGAATATATGGTTTAGGAACTGG TCCTAAGGTAGAAGTGCTAAAGAAGCTTCAAAAGATGCCAGAGCACCAAGGACTGACCCTACA CTTTGTGGAAGATAGGCTTGCAACCTTAAAAAATGTCATTAAAGAACCAGAGTTGGACAATTGGAATTTGTATCTAG TTAATTGGGGGTTCAACactcagaaagagagagatgaaGCAGCAGCTAGCCCCAGGATTACACTTCTTGAGCTGTCTGACTTCAGTAAGAAGCTGAAATAG